ACGCGATGGTGTCTATCATTCGCGCATGGATATTCGCCAGCTCAAGTACTTCGTGGCCGTGGCCGAGCACGAGAACTTTTCGCGCGCGGCCACGCAGCTGTATGTGGCGCAGTCGGCGCTGAGCCGGCGCATGCAGGACCTGGAAGACGATCTGGGCGTGCGCCTGTTCGACCGCCACTTGCGCGGCGCGGCACTCACGCCGGAGGGGCGTGACCTGCTGGAGCGCGCGCGCTTTCTGCTGCGCAGTTTCGAACAGTTGCGCAGCGACCTGGGCCAGAGCCGATCCCGCCCGTTCGGCCCGGTGGGCGTGGGCATGACGCCGAACTTTGCCGCCATGGTGGGTGCGAGCTTCGCGCAGCAAGTGGTGGCGCAATACCCGGACGCGCAGTTGCGCATTGTCGAGGCCTACAGCCCGGAGTTGCGCGACATGCTGCGCGCAGGTTCCATCGACATGGCCGTGCTCAGTGGCAACGCGCCCGCACCGGTGCACAGCCTGGCCGTCGAGCCGTTGTTCGAAGACCGGCTGTGCCTCATCGGTCCCTCGTCCGCGCCCTTGATGCAGCGCGCTGAGATCGGCGTGCAGCAACTCAAGGGCTTGCCCTTGATCCTCACCGGCATGTCGAGCGCCGGTGTGCGCAACGAGCTGGAGGCGCTGGCCAGCCGCAAGCGGGTCGAACTCAGTGTGGCGCTGGAAGTAGCGTCGATCGGTCTGGCCACGCAGATGATCCGGCTGGGCATGGGCTACACCATCTACGTGGGCGCCGGCTTTGCGCACGACAGCGAACTCACGGCCGTGCCGATCACGGGGCTGTGGCTCAACCGCAGCTTGGCCTGGTCGACCGATCGGCCCATGTCGCGCCTGGGTGGCGAAGTGCTGGCGATGCTGCGCAGCCACCTGGGGAAAATCGTGCGCAGCGGCGGTTGGCGTGGCGCGCGACCGTGGCGCGGTTCGTCCGCGCGTTCGAAATCGTCGCGTTAGTGCCCGGTCCAACCCACCATGCCGCCGCGGCATGGCAAGCATCTCCAATGCGTGTTTTACGCCCCGGCCCGTCCGCCACATGATGCAGGCATTCACGAAACCGAAGGAGATCCTGCATGCCAAGCGAACTGTTGAAACAGATCGAAGCCACGCGCGTCGCGCGCTTCAAGAGCCTCAAGCCCTTCAGTCTGGCGTTTGTCGATTCCCTGCTGCCCGAAGGACGCAAGGCGAACCTGAAAGTCATCGGCCGCGGCGTGGTGGAGAACGCGGCCATGCAGCCGCCCATCAACGACGACCATGGCTTCACCGTGTCCTACATCGTGGTGCCCCCGGGCGGCGGCGCGGGCCTGCACGCCCACAAAACGCCCGAGGTGTTCATTCCCATCAATGGCCCGCTGACCGTGCTCATCGGCGATGACAAGGAAGAACTGCCCCTGGCGCCGCTGGACGTGTGTTCGGTGCCCACCGGCGTGATGCGCGGCTTTCGCAACCACAACGACTTCGAACTCACGGTGCTGGCCATGGTGGGCGGGCACACGGGCGGTGGCTCGGTCACCTGGCACCACGAAGTGCTCAGCCGTGCCGCGGCCGAATCGGGCCTGGCGGTGGATGAGGCCGGCAATCTGAAGAAGCTGCCGAATTTCAAGATGCCGGCGGATATCGAAGGTTCGGCGATCTGAACTGACGCAGTAATCAACCACGGGCAAAGCACCCGCAGATGGAGACAAGCATGATGAACAAGACCCCGCGCAGAAGCGCGATCGGACTGGTGTTGGCCATGGCGACGGCATTCGCGGCGTTCGTGCCCGCACTTGTTGGCGCACAAACCACGGACGGCGCCAGTGCCTACCCCACGCGCCCAGTGAAGATGGTGGTGCCCTTCCCGGCGGGATCCTCGCCCGACATCGTGGCGCGCTACCTCTCGCAGAAGCTGCACGAACGCACCGGCCAGCCTTTCGTGGTGGACAACCGTGCGGGCGCGGGCGGTGCAATCGGCGCCGAGGCCGTCGCGCGTTCGGCACCCGATGGCTACACCACATTCTTCATGGTGAATTCGATCGTCACCATGAACCAGTTCATCTACAAGAAACTGGGCTACGACCCCGCCAAGGACTTTGCGCCGGTGAGCCTGGTGGCGGCCGTGCCCTATGTGCTGCTGGCCCACAAGAACCTGGGCGCCAGCAATCTGCAGGAACTGATTGCCAAGGCCAAGGCCAAGCCGGGTTCGATCGACTACGCTTCGGCCGGCATCGGCGGCGCGGGCCACGTGATCATGGAGCTCATGAGTTCGGAGGCCGACATCAAACTGATGCACATCCCCTTCAAGGCCGATGGCCTGGCGGCCGTGATCGGTGGGCAGGTGCCCCTGATGTTCCAGCCGACCACCACCGCCGTGGCCCAGATCAAAAAAGGCAGCCTGATCGGGCTGGGCACCACCGGGTCCAAACGCCTGTCCGCCTTGCCCGACACGCCTGCGATCTCAGAGGTCTTGCCCAGGTTTTCCGCCGACGGCTGGCAAGGGCTGATGGTGCCGGCAGGGACACCCGCGCCGATCGTCGACCGTCTGAACAAAGAGGTCGCCGCCATCCTGGCCTTGCCGGAGACCGCCGAACGCTTCGCGGCCTTGGGCATCGAGGCGTGGCACACGTCGCCGCAGAAGATGCAGGAGACCATCACGGCCGACTCGGCCAAATGGGGCAAGGTGATCCAGGCCGCGCGCATCGAACCGAACTGAAGCGAACGAACCAGAATGAACAGCCGACTTCCCTCCGCCGCACTCGACCTGGGCGATCGCGTTCGCGAGCGCGTGAGCGCCGAAGAGTGGGCCTTGCGCGTCGACCTGGCCGCGGCCTACCGGCTGGTGGCGCACTACGCCATGGACGATCTCATCTACAACCACATCTCGGTGCGCGTACCGGGCGAAGATGAGCATTTCCTCATCAACGCCTACGGCCTGATGTACGAAGAGATGACCGCCTCCAGCTTGGTCAAGATCGACATGGCCGGCCACTTCGTGGACGAGCCGCCGCACGACTACGGCGTCAACCGCGCGGGGTTCGTGATCCACTCGGCGGTGCACCACGCCCGGCCCGACGTGGCCTGTGTCATCCACACCCACACGCCAGCGGGCATGGCCGTGTCGGCCCTGGAATGCGGCTTGCTGCCGCTGACCCAGACCGCGATGTTCTTCGAGCGGGTGCCGATCCACGAATACGAAGGCGTTGCCGTGGACCTGGACGAGCAGGCCCGCATCGTCCGGGACCTGGGCCCGCACCAGGGCATGATCCTTCGCAACCATGGGCTGCTGACGGTGGGGCCGAGCATCGCCGAGGCCTTTGCCGCCATGTATTGGCTGGAGCGGGCGTGCCAGGCGCAGCTGAAAGCCATGGCGTGCAATACGCCGTTGAAGACGCCGCCGGACAAGGTGGTGCAGCTCACCAACCACCTGTACAAACCCACGACCCGGCGGCCCTTTGGCCTGATGGAGTGGCCGGCCTTGCTGCGCATGCTGGACCGGCGCGATCCTTCGTTTCGGGATTGAGGCGCAACGGGGCGTTCGTTTGCAGCCAGCTGCCCCGTCCCGGCGCGCTGCCTCAGTACGGTCCGACGGCGATCACCGGGGGCTGCAGGCTGCCTCTCTGCGGGTCTTGCAGCGGCGTGTGCGAGAAAGCGCCGGAATCGGAAGACGGACAAAACTCCTGCATGGCGCGCACCATGCGCTCGACCGCGATCTGCATCTCCGTCTGAGGGCCAGAGGAGGCGGCGGACACCAGCGGCGCGGCCTGGAGTTGTTGGGCGGCTTCGCGCTCGCGCTGCGCCCTCATGCGTTGCGCCTGGACCGAACTCATGCCTACTGTTTCCGCGATCTCGTGCCACAGCGCCGACCCTGGCCTGAAGGGCTCCGTGATGGGGTGTCCGGCCATGGCCTTTTCCAGGGCGGTGGCATTGGCCGCCAGTGGCTCGAACTTGTTCGGCTCGGCTGGCGGGAGCGCCGCAGCCAGTGCTTCTGGCGCCATGGCCTGGGCCATCATCTGGCCGAAGGCCGTTCGGGCGGCCGGTGGCGTGGCACCCTGTTGCAGCAAGGCTTTGACCTGCCCGTAGTCCCAGCTGGTGCCGTCATCGAAGCGAATGGCGTCGAGTGTGTAGCCTTGCTGCGACCGGCCGTCCTGCAGGAAGTAGTTTTGTACCGTGACCTGATCGGTGCTGCCGTTGAGCCACACGACCAGGTTATCGCCGCTGCGGCTCACACTCACAGCCAGATGGGCCGAGGAGCCTGCGGCCGGTATCAGCGATCGCGAGATGGCTGGCCTTTCTTGGGCTCAAAGGCCTCGCGCATGGTCTCCAGCGAGGGCGCACGTTTGAGGAGCGTTTCGTAGCCCTCGTCGCGCAAGCCCGGTTTGCCGGAGCACAGGCGCATCATCGCGATGTCGTATTTCTGCGGCGCCCCGGCACGTTCAAAAGCGCGCAGCACTTCAATGGGTTTGAAGTGCTTCTGCTTGAGCAGCAGATACAGGTCGCACCAGTCGCGCGTCTTGGAGCGCTCCGCCGTGACGATGCACTTGAGCCGGAAGATCTCTGCCAGGCTGGCCACGCGTGGGCCCGGACTTTCCACCGGTTCCAATTGCCTGGCGCTTTCGGGCTCGAGGGCGACGAAGGTGAAGCTAGAGTGAGCTCAGCCCTGATGCCCGCTGAGCTGGCTGCCCGCATCCGTGCGCAGGCGCCAGCACGCCGGAATGGCCAGTGCGCCTACGAACGCCAGGATCACAAACGCGATGCTGAAATCCAGCGGCACGGCCTGGGCGCGCCCGGCAGCGCGCGTGGCGAGCGTGACCACCACCGACGAGAGCGAAATGCCGAACATGATCGCCATCTGCCACACCATGGTGTTGAGCGTGGTGGCCGCGCCGATGCGCGCGGGCGGCAGCTCGGCGTAGGCGATCGCGGTCACGGCGTTGAACTGGATGGCGCGCACGAAACCCACGCAGCACACGGTGAGCGCGATGACCCCGAGACCCCAGTACGGACGGAACAGCGCACACACCAGCAGCCCTAGCACGCACAGCGCGCCGTTGACCAGCATGACGCGCCGGAAACCCCAGCGGCGCAGGATGGTGGTGGTCTGCGTCTTGGTCAACATGGCGACCAGGCCGCTGGCCAGCAGCACCAGGCCACTTTGCACCGGTGAATAACCCAGGCCGATCTGCAGCATCAGCGGTAGCAGGAACGGCAGTGAACCAAAGCCCATGCGCAACAGCGAGCCCGACCAGAACGAGGCCGCGAAGGTGGGCACGCGCAGCAAAGAGAAATCGAGCATGGGCAGGGTGGCGCGGTGGTTGCGCCAGACGTAGGCCAGCGCCAGCAGGCCCGTGGGCAGCAGCCACACCAACTGGTCCATGTGCTGGACGCGCAGGCCTTCGAGCACCACGATGGCACTGCCCAGCGTGCCGCCCAGCAGCAGCCAGGACAGCAGGTCGAAGCGGCCGTCCGAAGGCTGGCGGATCTGCGGCAGGGAGCGTGCCGCGCCGATGAAGCACAGCAGCGCGATCGGCACGTTGATGAGGAAGATCCAGTGCCAGGACAGCCAGGTGGTGATCAGTCCACCCAGTGGCGGCCCCAGCATCGGCCCCAGCATGGCCATGGTGATCATCCAGGCCAGGGCATTCACGAGTTGCGGTTTGGGCGTGACGTGCACGATGGATGTGCGCCCCACCGGCACCATGAGCGCGGCGGATGCGCCTTGCACCGCGCGTGCGGCCACCAGCATCGACAGGTTCTGG
The sequence above is a segment of the Hydrogenophaga sp. BPS33 genome. Coding sequences within it:
- a CDS encoding LysR family transcriptional regulator — encoded protein: MDIRQLKYFVAVAEHENFSRAATQLYVAQSALSRRMQDLEDDLGVRLFDRHLRGAALTPEGRDLLERARFLLRSFEQLRSDLGQSRSRPFGPVGVGMTPNFAAMVGASFAQQVVAQYPDAQLRIVEAYSPELRDMLRAGSIDMAVLSGNAPAPVHSLAVEPLFEDRLCLIGPSSAPLMQRAEIGVQQLKGLPLILTGMSSAGVRNELEALASRKRVELSVALEVASIGLATQMIRLGMGYTIYVGAGFAHDSELTAVPITGLWLNRSLAWSTDRPMSRLGGEVLAMLRSHLGKIVRSGGWRGARPWRGSSARSKSSR
- a CDS encoding cupin domain-containing protein, encoding MPSELLKQIEATRVARFKSLKPFSLAFVDSLLPEGRKANLKVIGRGVVENAAMQPPINDDHGFTVSYIVVPPGGGAGLHAHKTPEVFIPINGPLTVLIGDDKEELPLAPLDVCSVPTGVMRGFRNHNDFELTVLAMVGGHTGGGSVTWHHEVLSRAAAESGLAVDEAGNLKKLPNFKMPADIEGSAI
- a CDS encoding Bug family tripartite tricarboxylate transporter substrate binding protein codes for the protein MMNKTPRRSAIGLVLAMATAFAAFVPALVGAQTTDGASAYPTRPVKMVVPFPAGSSPDIVARYLSQKLHERTGQPFVVDNRAGAGGAIGAEAVARSAPDGYTTFFMVNSIVTMNQFIYKKLGYDPAKDFAPVSLVAAVPYVLLAHKNLGASNLQELIAKAKAKPGSIDYASAGIGGAGHVIMELMSSEADIKLMHIPFKADGLAAVIGGQVPLMFQPTTTAVAQIKKGSLIGLGTTGSKRLSALPDTPAISEVLPRFSADGWQGLMVPAGTPAPIVDRLNKEVAAILALPETAERFAALGIEAWHTSPQKMQETITADSAKWGKVIQAARIEPN
- a CDS encoding class II aldolase/adducin family protein; translation: MNSRLPSAALDLGDRVRERVSAEEWALRVDLAAAYRLVAHYAMDDLIYNHISVRVPGEDEHFLINAYGLMYEEMTASSLVKIDMAGHFVDEPPHDYGVNRAGFVIHSAVHHARPDVACVIHTHTPAGMAVSALECGLLPLTQTAMFFERVPIHEYEGVAVDLDEQARIVRDLGPHQGMILRNHGLLTVGPSIAEAFAAMYWLERACQAQLKAMACNTPLKTPPDKVVQLTNHLYKPTTRRPFGLMEWPALLRMLDRRDPSFRD
- a CDS encoding calcium-binding protein; translation: MSVSRSGDNLVVWLNGSTDQVTVQNYFLQDGRSQQGYTLDAIRFDDGTSWDYGQVKALLQQGATPPAARTAFGQMMAQAMAPEALAAALPPAEPNKFEPLAANATALEKAMAGHPITEPFRPGSALWHEIAETVGMSSVQAQRMRAQREREAAQQLQAAPLVSAASSGPQTEMQIAVERMVRAMQEFCPSSDSGAFSHTPLQDPQRGSLQPPVIAVGPY
- a CDS encoding nucleotidyl transferase AbiEii/AbiGii toxin family protein, which produces MESPGPRVASLAEIFRLKCIVTAERSKTRDWCDLYLLLKQKHFKPIEVLRAFERAGAPQKYDIAMMRLCSGKPGLRDEGYETLLKRAPSLETMREAFEPKKGQPSRDR
- a CDS encoding MFS transporter; translated protein: MSNRLLPLTVGLAFFMEQLDSTIIAPAIPDIAAELGVAPLSLNLTMTVYLLCSITFIPAGDRLASRFGTRTVFQWAIVLFALSSVMCALAQNLSMLVAARAVQGASAALMVPVGRTSIVHVTPKPQLVNALAWMITMAMLGPMLGPPLGGLITTWLSWHWIFLINVPIALLCFIGAARSLPQIRQPSDGRFDLLSWLLLGGTLGSAIVVLEGLRVQHMDQLVWLLPTGLLALAYVWRNHRATLPMLDFSLLRVPTFAASFWSGSLLRMGFGSLPFLLPLMLQIGLGYSPVQSGLVLLASGLVAMLTKTQTTTILRRWGFRRVMLVNGALCVLGLLVCALFRPYWGLGVIALTVCCVGFVRAIQFNAVTAIAYAELPPARIGAATTLNTMVWQMAIMFGISLSSVVVTLATRAAGRAQAVPLDFSIAFVILAFVGALAIPACWRLRTDAGSQLSGHQG